One Vibrio taketomensis DNA window includes the following coding sequences:
- a CDS encoding MurR/RpiR family transcriptional regulator yields MGSPKNLLVRLRSNIEPLSKKLRVVAEYISENANEVQYQTITDLARNTATSEATVVRLCRDMGYKGYSDFRMALAVDLSQSQSAQQVDIEGDVCDVSAHHASASLLDTAKLIDRKALARICDLVHNAHFISCVGVGASSIVGRYLAFRLLRIGKKVTMYEDTHLAAMNAVRSGQGDLWFAVSSSGSTREVIHAATQAHSRKVPVIALTNISHSPLSAICTEMLVAARPEGPLTGGAFASKVGALLLVDVLVNSLLEQYPEYSESVLETAEVVVPLLK; encoded by the coding sequence ATGGGCTCACCAAAAAATTTGTTAGTTCGACTGCGTTCGAACATCGAGCCGTTAAGCAAGAAATTGCGAGTAGTAGCGGAATATATTTCGGAAAATGCGAATGAAGTTCAGTATCAAACCATTACCGATCTTGCGCGTAATACCGCTACCAGTGAAGCGACTGTCGTACGTTTGTGCCGAGATATGGGCTATAAAGGTTATTCGGACTTTCGCATGGCGTTGGCTGTCGATCTTTCTCAATCTCAGTCGGCCCAACAAGTTGATATCGAAGGCGATGTCTGTGATGTCTCGGCGCATCATGCTTCGGCCAGTTTGCTTGATACGGCGAAATTGATTGATCGTAAAGCGTTGGCTCGCATCTGTGATTTAGTCCATAACGCGCACTTTATTAGTTGTGTTGGCGTTGGGGCATCAAGCATTGTTGGTCGCTACCTTGCATTTCGCTTGTTACGTATCGGTAAGAAAGTGACTATGTATGAAGATACGCATTTGGCGGCGATGAATGCCGTGCGTAGTGGACAAGGTGATTTATGGTTTGCCGTTTCCAGCTCAGGCTCAACCCGAGAAGTGATTCATGCAGCCACGCAAGCGCACTCTCGCAAAGTCCCGGTTATCGCATTAACTAACATCAGTCATAGCCCGTTGAGCGCGATTTGTACCGAAATGCTTGTTGCAGCCAGACCTGAAGGTCCATTAACAGGTGGCGCATTTGCTTCTAAAGTGGGCGCGTTGTTGCTGGTTGACGTCTTGGTGAACTCGTTGTTAGAGCAATACCCAGAGTATTCAGAATCGGTGCTTGAAACGGCTGAGGTCGTCGTACCGTTGCTGAAGTAA
- a CDS encoding dihydrodipicolinate synthase family protein, whose amino-acid sequence MNKLTGLIAAPHTPFDINNKVNFAAIDQIAELLIAQGVTGAYVCGTTGEGIHCSVEERKAIAERWVKAADGKLDIVLHTGALSIADAVELTKHAETLDILATSAIGPCFFKPGSVDDLVEYCAQIAAAAPSKGFYYYHSGMSGVNLDLEQFLIKGEQRIPNLSGAKFNHVDLYEYQRAVRACGGKFDIPFGVDEFLPAGLAVGAVGAVGSTYNYAAPLYLKIIEAFNKGDQATVTSLMDNVIALIRVLVEYGGVAAGKAAMQLHGIDAGNPRTPIRSLTDAQKADVVAKMRDAGFLNL is encoded by the coding sequence ATGAACAAATTGACAGGTTTGATTGCAGCTCCACACACACCATTTGATATCAATAACAAAGTGAACTTTGCAGCGATCGATCAAATTGCTGAACTGCTTATCGCACAAGGTGTCACTGGTGCTTATGTTTGTGGCACAACAGGTGAAGGTATCCACTGTTCAGTAGAAGAGCGTAAAGCGATCGCTGAGCGTTGGGTTAAGGCTGCGGATGGTAAATTGGACATCGTTCTTCACACTGGTGCGCTAAGTATTGCTGATGCCGTTGAGTTAACGAAACACGCGGAAACGCTCGATATTCTGGCAACTTCTGCAATTGGCCCTTGCTTCTTTAAGCCGGGCAGTGTGGATGATTTGGTTGAATACTGTGCGCAAATCGCAGCGGCTGCACCATCAAAAGGCTTCTACTACTACCATTCAGGTATGTCGGGCGTAAATCTTGACCTTGAGCAGTTCCTCATTAAAGGTGAACAACGTATTCCAAACCTATCGGGTGCGAAATTTAACCATGTGGATCTGTACGAGTACCAACGCGCGGTTCGTGCTTGCGGTGGTAAGTTCGATATTCCATTTGGCGTAGACGAGTTCTTACCTGCTGGCTTGGCTGTCGGCGCAGTGGGTGCAGTGGGCAGTACGTATAACTATGCGGCGCCACTTTACTTGAAGATCATTGAAGCATTTAACAAAGGCGATCAAGCAACGGTAACCTCGCTAATGGACAACGTCATTGCGCTGATTCGTGTATTGGTTGAATACGGCGGTGTGGCAGCAGGTAAAGCGGCAATGCAATTGCACGGTATTGATGCGGGTAACCCACGTACACCAATTCGTTCACTCACTGATGCACAAAAAGCCGATGTGGTAGCGAAAATGCGTGATGCTGGCTTTCTAAATCTTTAA
- a CDS encoding TRAP transporter large permease, translated as MATSIFGWLGLLFAGMPVGFSLIFVALLFLLLTGSTGINFAAQQMITGVDNFTLLSVPFFVLTGHLMNSAGITERIFNFAKAMVGHITGSLGHVNIMASLLFSGMSGSALADAGGLGQLEIKSMRDAKYDDDFSGGLTAASCIIGPLVPPSVPLVIYGVVSGTSIGALFLAGAVPGILCCLALMIMSYFICKKRGYMVLPKASGRERLVAFKEAFLSLLTPIIIIGGIFSGKFTPTEAAAVSSLYALFLGTVVYKQLTLAGFVDILKETVNNTAVVALMVMGVTVFGWIVAREQLPQMLADFFLSISDNPLVLLLLINLLLLFLGTFIESLALLLLLVPFLVPVAVSVGIDPVHFGVMAILNLMIGILTPPMGMALFVVARVGDIPFHVLTRGVIPLLVPLFIVLALVAIFPQFTLFLPELFLGYGQ; from the coding sequence ATGGCAACTTCTATTTTTGGTTGGCTAGGTCTGCTATTTGCGGGTATGCCAGTCGGCTTTTCACTTATTTTCGTTGCGCTGTTATTTCTTTTATTAACTGGCAGTACCGGTATTAACTTTGCTGCGCAGCAAATGATCACGGGTGTTGATAACTTTACTCTACTATCAGTACCGTTCTTTGTATTAACTGGCCACTTAATGAATAGTGCCGGTATTACCGAGCGTATTTTCAACTTTGCGAAAGCGATGGTTGGGCACATTACCGGTAGCTTGGGCCACGTGAACATTATGGCAAGTTTGCTGTTCTCAGGTATGTCTGGCTCAGCATTGGCAGACGCTGGTGGTCTAGGTCAGTTAGAAATCAAATCGATGCGCGATGCAAAATACGACGATGATTTCTCAGGCGGTTTGACGGCAGCATCTTGTATTATTGGCCCGCTAGTCCCACCTTCAGTGCCACTGGTTATTTACGGTGTGGTATCGGGTACGTCAATCGGTGCGCTTTTCCTTGCTGGTGCAGTCCCTGGCATCTTATGCTGCCTTGCTCTGATGATCATGAGTTACTTTATCTGTAAAAAGCGTGGCTACATGGTGTTACCAAAAGCGAGTGGCCGTGAACGCTTGGTGGCATTTAAAGAAGCTTTCTTGTCGTTGCTAACCCCAATTATCATTATTGGCGGTATTTTCTCAGGTAAATTTACGCCAACAGAAGCAGCAGCCGTTTCATCTTTATACGCATTATTTTTAGGTACCGTCGTTTATAAGCAGCTAACGCTAGCAGGCTTTGTGGATATCCTAAAAGAGACCGTTAACAACACCGCAGTAGTGGCGCTAATGGTAATGGGTGTCACTGTGTTTGGTTGGATTGTTGCTCGTGAACAATTACCACAAATGCTGGCAGATTTCTTTTTAAGCATCAGTGATAACCCGTTAGTGCTATTGCTTCTAATCAACTTGTTACTGCTGTTCTTGGGAACATTTATTGAATCACTCGCGCTATTGTTGTTGTTGGTTCCGTTCCTCGTTCCTGTTGCGGTTTCAGTGGGTATCGACCCAGTACACTTTGGTGTAATGGCGATTCTTAACCTAATGATCGGTATTTTAACTCCACCGATGGGCATGGCGCTGTTTGTGGTTGCAAGGGTAGGTGACATTCCATTCCACGTACTGACTCGCGGTGTAATTCCACTGCTAGTGCCACTGTTTATCGTTTTAGCACTCGTTGCGATTTTCCCTCAGTTTACTCTGTTCTTGCCTGAGCTATTCCTCGGCTACGGACAATAA
- a CDS encoding TRAP transporter small permease — translation MEFKMLRKIIDNIEEIITVPLMASLLVVLTWQIVSRWFLNSPSLWSEELARVLFMYMCMIGCSMAIKRGAHVNITFFSDKLPEKARIALVLSLELAVLLSIFAIIYLGYQHVQRTAFFELITLGISSKWQTYALPLGGCFMVFRQVQKLIGIAKQFANVDKQVVASDSQMAER, via the coding sequence GTGGAGTTCAAAATGTTACGCAAGATTATCGATAATATAGAAGAGATCATTACGGTACCACTGATGGCATCTTTGCTAGTGGTTCTGACATGGCAAATCGTAAGTCGTTGGTTTTTAAACTCACCTTCATTATGGAGTGAAGAGTTAGCGCGCGTTTTGTTTATGTACATGTGTATGATTGGTTGTTCAATGGCAATCAAGCGTGGTGCTCACGTTAACATTACGTTTTTCTCGGACAAGTTACCTGAAAAAGCTCGTATTGCTTTAGTCCTTTCACTTGAACTTGCTGTTCTTCTATCGATTTTCGCCATTATTTATCTTGGCTATCAGCATGTTCAACGTACTGCTTTCTTTGAACTAATTACCCTTGGCATTTCGAGCAAGTGGCAAACCTATGCATTACCGCTTGGTGGCTGCTTTATGGTTTTCCGTCAAGTTCAGAAACTTATTGGGATTGCAAAGCAATTTGCAAATGTCGACAAGCAAGTTGTCGCTTCTGATTCACAGATGGCAGAGAGGTAA
- a CDS encoding sialic acid TRAP transporter substrate-binding protein SiaP — protein sequence MKAMNKITFAMLALGFAVSTQAATTLKMGMQPSVGSVEYDSAKLMADTIEELSKGEMKVAIYPSAQLGDDRAMLQQLSMGDLDITYAEFGRMGLWIPRAEAVMLPYVARDFAHLQTIFNSDFGQGVREEMLTKFNWRALDTWYNGTRETSSNRPLNNIEDFKGLKLRVPNAKANLNFAKLSGASPTPMAFSEVYLALQTNAVDGQENPLPAIKTMKFYEVQANLAMTHHIVNDQMVIISDTTWQKLTEEQRNIVSQAVEIAGKAHTEFVKQQEADLISFFEAEGVNVTYPDLAPFREAMQPLYTEFEEKLGEPVVKKLAAM from the coding sequence ATGAAAGCCATGAACAAGATTACTTTCGCAATGCTTGCTTTAGGATTTGCTGTATCCACTCAAGCTGCGACTACTTTGAAAATGGGTATGCAACCATCAGTAGGTTCAGTGGAATATGACTCTGCAAAACTTATGGCAGACACCATTGAAGAGCTAAGTAAAGGTGAGATGAAAGTTGCTATCTACCCAAGTGCTCAATTAGGTGATGACCGTGCGATGCTGCAACAGTTATCAATGGGCGACCTAGACATTACTTACGCTGAATTTGGTCGTATGGGTCTTTGGATCCCACGCGCTGAAGCAGTCATGCTACCTTACGTTGCGCGTGACTTTGCCCACCTACAAACCATTTTTAATTCTGATTTCGGCCAAGGTGTGCGCGAAGAAATGTTAACCAAGTTTAACTGGCGCGCTTTGGACACTTGGTACAACGGTACTCGTGAAACGTCGTCAAACCGTCCTTTAAACAATATTGAAGACTTTAAAGGTTTGAAACTGCGTGTACCTAACGCAAAAGCCAACTTGAACTTTGCCAAACTATCTGGCGCATCACCAACACCGATGGCGTTCTCAGAAGTGTACCTTGCACTGCAAACTAACGCGGTGGATGGACAAGAGAACCCATTGCCAGCAATCAAGACGATGAAGTTCTACGAAGTGCAAGCGAACTTGGCGATGACTCATCATATTGTGAACGATCAAATGGTGATCATCTCTGACACGACTTGGCAAAAACTGACTGAAGAGCAACGCAATATCGTTAGTCAAGCGGTTGAAATCGCGGGTAAAGCTCACACCGAGTTTGTTAAACAACAAGAAGCAGACTTGATTTCGTTCTTCGAAGCGGAAGGTGTGAACGTGACTTACCCTGATTTGGCTCCGTTCCGTGAAGCAATGCAACCGCTATACACTGAGTTTGAAGAAAAACTTGGTGAGCCAGTAGTGAAAAAGCTTGCTGCAATGTAA
- a CDS encoding putative N-acetylmannosamine-6-phosphate 2-epimerase produces MRTKSLNINELKALLQGQTVVSIQPVVGSPLEKTEFIVAMAQAAEQAGAQALRIEGVDNVKAVSNAVTIPIIGIVKRDLTDSPVRITPYVCDVASLAEAGATIIAFDATNRPRPENRDVIANAIKASGCFAMADCSNFEDGLWANEQGVDIIGSTLSGYVGDEEPIEPDLQLVEQFYKAGFFTMAEGRYNTPELAAKAIAHGATAVTVGSALTRLEVMIDWFNSETRKAGAL; encoded by the coding sequence GTGAGAACAAAATCACTTAATATCAATGAATTAAAAGCGTTACTCCAAGGTCAAACCGTTGTCTCAATACAACCAGTTGTTGGCAGTCCATTAGAAAAGACCGAGTTCATCGTCGCGATGGCACAGGCGGCAGAACAAGCCGGTGCACAAGCACTACGTATCGAAGGTGTCGACAACGTAAAAGCGGTGTCTAACGCTGTAACAATACCAATTATTGGCATTGTTAAACGTGACTTAACGGACAGTCCGGTGCGTATCACGCCTTATGTTTGTGATGTTGCTTCACTCGCTGAAGCAGGCGCGACCATCATTGCGTTTGATGCGACCAATCGCCCTCGCCCTGAAAATCGTGATGTGATTGCAAATGCCATTAAAGCAAGTGGCTGCTTTGCGATGGCTGACTGCTCAAACTTCGAAGATGGTTTGTGGGCAAACGAGCAAGGCGTCGACATTATCGGCTCGACTCTATCGGGTTATGTCGGCGATGAAGAACCAATTGAACCTGACTTGCAACTCGTTGAGCAGTTCTACAAAGCCGGTTTCTTTACTATGGCTGAAGGACGTTACAACACACCAGAGCTTGCAGCGAAGGCTATTGCCCACGGCGCAACAGCCGTGACTGTCGGCTCAGCGTTAACACGCCTTGAAGTGATGATTGATTGGTTTAACTCAGAAACGAGAAAAGCAGGAGCGTTGTAA
- a CDS encoding N-acetylmannosamine kinase translates to MSTLAIDIGGTKIAIGLVENDVIVERRQFPTPLVQQADSFAQTILDHAADWLDAIKQIGVSTTGLVTEKGISSINPDTLAFPAPFPLAHALNQLTHLPVAMLNDAQAAAWYEYTKLPKSVRNMAFITVSTGVGGGIIIDGKLHSGITGLAGHVGHFSIDPNGPLCGCGQIGCVEAIASGTAIKRASDQRFNPPLSNVELFEHAKTNPDAEEIIHHSAKAIATLCCNLKATLDLDMVVLGGGVGLADAYLQRVQQQILERPKAFQVAVVAAQGDYDACLLGAAFQFNKED, encoded by the coding sequence ATGTCTACATTGGCGATTGATATCGGCGGTACTAAAATCGCAATCGGATTGGTAGAAAACGATGTTATTGTCGAACGTCGCCAATTTCCTACTCCACTCGTTCAGCAAGCAGATAGCTTTGCTCAAACGATTCTGGATCATGCTGCCGATTGGCTTGATGCTATTAAGCAAATCGGCGTATCGACAACCGGCTTGGTGACTGAAAAAGGGATATCATCCATCAATCCTGATACCCTCGCGTTTCCAGCGCCCTTTCCTTTGGCTCACGCTCTTAATCAATTAACCCATCTGCCAGTTGCAATGTTAAACGATGCGCAGGCCGCCGCATGGTATGAGTACACTAAACTGCCTAAATCTGTTCGAAACATGGCGTTTATTACCGTATCAACTGGCGTAGGTGGTGGCATTATTATTGATGGCAAACTACATAGTGGTATCACTGGGCTGGCGGGTCACGTTGGGCACTTCTCCATTGATCCCAATGGCCCACTCTGTGGTTGCGGACAAATTGGTTGTGTCGAGGCCATCGCTTCTGGCACAGCGATAAAACGTGCTAGTGATCAACGCTTCAATCCACCCTTGAGCAATGTTGAATTATTTGAACACGCAAAAACGAATCCAGATGCCGAAGAGATCATTCATCACAGTGCCAAAGCCATTGCCACTTTGTGTTGCAATTTGAAGGCAACATTGGATTTAGATATGGTGGTGCTTGGCGGTGGCGTTGGCTTAGCCGATGCTTACCTGCAACGAGTGCAACAACAAATCTTGGAGCGCCCAAAGGCGTTTCAAGTAGCCGTTGTCGCCGCACAAGGCGATTATGATGCCTGTTTACTCGGCGCGGCATTTCAATTTAACAAGGAAGACTAA
- the nagA gene encoding N-acetylglucosamine-6-phosphate deacetylase: MVMKAISAPKIFDGEQYHLDAALVWKNESIYRVMPISQLPEDIDCQHFPDSIIAPGFIDIQVNGGGDVMFNSEISPTSIETICQAHRKFGTAYLLPTLISSTPQNIAKALTTAEQAVLDRIPGILGVHIEGPWLNVAKKGAHDETLFYSPSLADLEAFPWPKYAKVLVTAATENMSLDALQCLQRKGVVVSCGHSNAKSEELTADKLANVDGFTHLFNAMSPFEGREPGVVGTALNTNEAWCSIITDGIHVHPQSVLLAHRIKPQGKLLIVTDAMATVGSKTNRFELDGQIIEVIDNKLVNSAGSLAGAHIGMDESVANVIAWGIDEAEALKMASTYPAKAMHVSDLGKLQAGYRAAATILNSDYRSQAVLVDGQLY, translated from the coding sequence ATGGTAATGAAAGCGATCTCGGCACCGAAGATCTTTGATGGTGAACAGTATCATCTAGATGCGGCATTAGTGTGGAAAAATGAGTCGATTTATCGGGTGATGCCGATCAGCCAACTGCCGGAAGACATCGATTGTCAGCATTTTCCAGATAGCATTATTGCCCCTGGATTTATCGACATTCAAGTCAACGGTGGTGGCGATGTCATGTTTAACTCTGAGATTAGCCCTACCAGTATCGAAACGATCTGTCAGGCTCATCGAAAGTTTGGTACCGCTTATCTATTACCAACGTTAATCAGCTCAACCCCACAAAATATCGCCAAAGCACTTACCACCGCAGAGCAAGCCGTGCTGGATCGCATTCCCGGTATATTGGGTGTTCATATTGAGGGCCCGTGGCTCAATGTTGCTAAAAAAGGGGCGCACGATGAAACGTTGTTCTACTCGCCTAGCCTTGCCGATTTAGAAGCATTCCCATGGCCAAAATACGCCAAAGTATTGGTCACGGCCGCGACTGAAAATATGTCACTAGACGCCCTACAATGTCTTCAACGTAAAGGCGTGGTGGTGTCGTGTGGTCATAGTAATGCGAAATCTGAAGAGCTCACTGCGGATAAGCTTGCGAACGTCGATGGTTTTACTCATTTATTCAATGCGATGTCGCCATTTGAAGGACGTGAACCAGGGGTGGTCGGTACGGCACTGAATACCAATGAAGCATGGTGCTCAATCATTACTGATGGCATTCATGTTCATCCGCAAAGCGTGTTACTCGCTCATCGAATCAAACCTCAAGGTAAGCTGCTTATTGTGACAGATGCCATGGCAACTGTTGGCAGCAAAACCAATCGATTTGAACTTGATGGGCAAATCATCGAAGTGATAGACAACAAATTGGTGAACTCCGCTGGTAGCCTTGCTGGTGCACATATTGGTATGGATGAGTCCGTCGCCAATGTTATCGCTTGGGGCATTGATGAAGCTGAAGCACTCAAAATGGCCTCTACCTATCCCGCTAAAGCAATGCATGTCAGTGATTTAGGTAAACTGCAAGCGGGTTACCGCGCAGCTGCTACCATCCTCAACAGCGATTACCGCTCGCAAGCGGTGTTGGTTGATGGTCAGTTGTACTAA
- a CDS encoding STAS domain-containing protein, which translates to MELHKIETNGQTLTLTINGNLDADGSRSAQRQIDYVIANQNHSDVTVDFRNVQFLDPSGVGALVYLYKRLVEKQRNMRIEHVAGQPLEIISLLRIDKAIPVNCYDS; encoded by the coding sequence ATGGAACTACACAAAATCGAAACCAACGGACAAACGCTGACGCTAACGATTAATGGAAATCTTGACGCTGATGGCAGCAGAAGCGCTCAACGACAAATCGACTATGTAATTGCAAATCAAAATCATAGCGATGTCACAGTTGACTTCAGAAATGTGCAATTTCTTGATCCATCTGGTGTGGGTGCACTAGTTTATTTATATAAGAGATTAGTTGAAAAGCAGCGCAATATGCGAATTGAGCACGTAGCCGGACAACCTCTCGAAATTATTAGCCTACTTCGCATCGATAAAGCGATTCCCGTGAATTGCTACGATTCATAA
- a CDS encoding OmpA family protein: MVGDLKAIRNENDKSKQLLNQNAFGAKPALAALLATLVFGLQGCTNFPPEGQGGLAEQHIDNGFAPVMPDEPLGPEHGLRFDWQLTKLHLDSLIREGARWCFPAAVVQALEKQNRIARELDGGLLIDAANDLVIQRKRLGELERQLDYVTSQANCVPPLNETDFRTQLAIIDQLFDLLNIDNQFAYDSIEVNPKYMGHLARAANILRDNPSLHLSITGHADATGDADYNQKLALGRANQVKRYLIIFGLEPSRIKTNSLGDTLPLYEGMSDGVRLTNRRVSIEVIATEEFIQEKLQGGYRYEY, translated from the coding sequence ATGGTTGGCGACCTCAAAGCAATAAGAAATGAAAATGACAAAAGTAAACAGCTCTTAAATCAAAATGCATTCGGTGCGAAACCGGCGCTTGCTGCTCTCTTGGCTACGCTAGTATTTGGTCTGCAAGGTTGTACCAACTTCCCACCAGAAGGCCAAGGTGGATTAGCTGAGCAGCACATTGATAACGGATTCGCGCCTGTTATGCCCGATGAACCGTTAGGTCCTGAACATGGGCTGAGGTTTGATTGGCAGCTGACAAAACTTCATTTGGATTCTTTAATTCGCGAAGGTGCACGTTGGTGTTTCCCCGCAGCAGTCGTGCAAGCGCTAGAGAAGCAAAATCGTATTGCGCGAGAACTTGATGGTGGACTTCTGATTGATGCCGCCAACGATCTCGTGATTCAGCGCAAGCGTCTGGGCGAGTTAGAACGTCAACTCGATTATGTTACTTCGCAAGCAAACTGCGTCCCACCGCTTAACGAAACCGACTTCAGAACACAATTGGCGATTATCGACCAACTATTTGATCTGCTTAATATCGATAACCAATTCGCTTATGACTCTATCGAAGTAAACCCTAAATACATGGGACATCTAGCTCGTGCGGCCAATATTTTACGAGATAACCCGTCTTTGCACCTCTCGATTACTGGTCACGCTGACGCCACTGGTGATGCAGATTACAACCAAAAACTCGCGCTTGGACGTGCCAACCAAGTCAAACGCTATCTCATCATTTTCGGTCTCGAGCCTAGTCGAATCAAAACCAACTCACTTGGTGACACGCTACCGCTATATGAAGGCATGAGCGATGGCGTGAGATTAACCAATCGCCGAGTAAGTATCGAGGTCATCGCAACGGAAGAATTCATCCAAGAGAAGTTACAAGGAGGCTATCGTTATGAATATTAG
- a CDS encoding SLBB domain-containing protein, translating to MNISRWLLLLVFLFPFATLQAEEARVQIGDLIQIDLPGEESLNRGFQVDKRGRINLPEVGTVYVAGYNEQQLSDTVLTALKTVFRDLSSANVYISQQQLLISVQGYVKSPGEYTLPKNANIQTALHAAGGLRSGAQLNNMMVKRGREKLAFNYKAFLDSGDETILPALQSLDSIFVPASPLVGNIEQQFDAAKQANSGDSANSRTAIKVFGEVNAPGSFEYKPDASLVDILMRAGGVTRYASVEQIRVISNNSPKLFNLKSYLDSGDESLLPSLSEGTTIFVPKQEEEIKAGANVVYIMGEVAHPGAYEGKQGASFMDILANAGGPTRFAESRQIRLIKGNGQVIKFDLTAYTEGLTGRKPPSISPGDAIFVPEKTDMNEKSWLKIAPDRAVKVIGEVVRPGRIEWSDEMDLMDLLAHVGGPTLRADTTKIEVVTGNGKLTTFNLDEYILNGAPLADLPRISAGTIVRIHDLPQDPSDNKSQWVRQSSDASIYVFGQVNAPGRYRFTPDMHFLDILSAADGPTKDADIHNIRVTHRDKEYAEVSKLNLSLYFETGDESLLPNVTMGDTIYIPEKNKNWLDRSKESTVRILGAVNKPGRYVFNDNMTILDILAEAGGPDDNAYVEKISVVNMSCCQGQARTFNLVEFSKTANIYQLPVIRAGDTIYIPDRRDSFFEKARVGLEDILRLATTIVVIGAL from the coding sequence ATGAATATTAGCCGCTGGTTGCTACTGCTGGTGTTTCTATTTCCATTCGCCACTCTACAAGCAGAGGAAGCAAGAGTTCAAATAGGCGACTTAATTCAAATCGACTTGCCGGGTGAAGAATCACTTAATCGTGGTTTTCAAGTGGATAAACGCGGACGCATCAATTTACCAGAGGTCGGCACGGTATATGTAGCCGGTTATAACGAGCAGCAACTGTCTGATACGGTATTAACGGCATTAAAAACCGTCTTTCGTGACCTTTCATCGGCGAACGTCTACATCTCGCAACAGCAACTACTGATTTCAGTGCAAGGTTACGTGAAGTCACCGGGTGAATACACTCTACCAAAAAACGCCAACATTCAAACCGCATTGCACGCCGCTGGAGGGTTGCGCTCTGGCGCCCAACTGAACAATATGATGGTGAAACGAGGTAGAGAGAAACTCGCCTTTAACTACAAAGCGTTTCTCGATAGTGGCGATGAAACCATCCTGCCCGCTCTTCAATCTCTCGACAGTATTTTCGTTCCTGCATCTCCTTTAGTTGGCAATATTGAGCAACAATTTGATGCTGCAAAACAAGCCAACTCTGGTGATAGTGCCAACAGCCGTACCGCGATTAAAGTGTTTGGTGAAGTCAATGCTCCGGGGTCATTTGAGTATAAACCTGACGCGAGTTTGGTTGACATTTTGATGCGTGCGGGCGGTGTAACCCGTTATGCATCAGTGGAACAAATTCGCGTGATCAGCAACAACTCGCCTAAGCTGTTTAATCTTAAAAGCTATCTTGATTCAGGTGATGAATCACTACTGCCAAGCCTTTCCGAAGGCACAACCATTTTCGTCCCTAAACAGGAAGAAGAGATCAAAGCTGGTGCCAATGTCGTTTATATCATGGGTGAAGTAGCACACCCTGGTGCTTACGAGGGCAAACAAGGCGCTTCCTTTATGGATATCCTCGCCAATGCGGGTGGACCAACTCGTTTTGCTGAATCACGCCAAATTCGTTTGATTAAAGGTAACGGGCAAGTCATCAAATTCGATTTAACTGCCTACACCGAAGGCTTAACGGGTCGTAAACCCCCATCAATCTCACCCGGTGATGCAATATTTGTCCCTGAAAAAACCGACATGAACGAAAAATCATGGCTAAAAATCGCACCAGATCGAGCGGTCAAAGTGATTGGTGAAGTGGTTCGTCCCGGGCGAATCGAATGGTCGGATGAAATGGATTTAATGGACTTGCTTGCCCACGTTGGCGGCCCCACTCTGCGAGCAGACACGACGAAAATTGAGGTGGTAACGGGTAATGGCAAATTAACCACCTTCAACCTTGATGAATACATATTAAACGGTGCACCACTGGCGGACTTACCTCGTATTAGTGCCGGAACCATCGTACGTATTCATGATTTGCCGCAAGATCCATCAGACAACAAATCACAATGGGTAAGACAAAGCTCTGACGCTTCTATCTATGTGTTTGGTCAGGTTAATGCGCCTGGGCGTTATCGCTTCACGCCAGACATGCACTTTCTCGACATTCTCTCTGCTGCTGATGGTCCAACCAAGGATGCGGATATTCACAATATTCGTGTCACGCACAGAGACAAAGAATATGCCGAGGTAAGTAAGCTCAATCTATCGCTCTATTTTGAAACTGGTGATGAGTCACTACTACCCAACGTCACTATGGGCGACACCATCTACATCCCAGAAAAAAACAAGAACTGGCTTGATCGTTCTAAAGAGTCAACCGTGCGTATTCTAGGTGCAGTCAATAAGCCGGGGCGCTATGTATTTAATGACAATATGACCATCTTAGATATCCTCGCAGAAGCGGGCGGCCCCGATGATAACGCCTATGTAGAAAAAATTTCTGTGGTCAATATGTCTTGTTGTCAGGGTCAAGCGCGAACCTTTAATTTGGTTGAATTTAGTAAGACCGCCAACATTTATCAGCTCCCTGTCATAAGAGCTGGCGATACCATTTATATTCCTGACCGTCGTGACAGCTTTTTCGAAAAAGCGCGAGTGGGTCTAGAAGATATCTTAAGACTGGCCACCACCATCGTTGTCATAGGAGCGCTGTAA